A window of Geobacter sp. contains these coding sequences:
- a CDS encoding aminotransferase class I/II-fold pyridoxal phosphate-dependent enzyme yields MIPMVDLKVQYHALKDEIDGGILTALENTQFILGPNVTALEQETAAYLGVKHAIACASGTDALHLALAAAGVGPGDEVITTPFTFIATAEAIRYVGATPVFVDIDPQSFNIDPRRIEAAITPRTKAVLPVHLFGQPADLRAIAEICTRSGLLLLEDCAQSFGASIDGVMTGAWGLFGCFSFFPSKNLGCYGDGGLITTNDDAMAEQVKMLRNHGSKVRYHHDVIGYNSRLDELQAVILRVKLKHMDAFTAGRRRVAHLYSSLLAGSVLAPPCEDGIGLHVYHQYTTLTGCRDAVMEALSKAQIASAIYYPIPLHQQNVFSAECAGLRLPVTEDVASRCLSLPVFPEMTDDQVRQVVEVVKSVC; encoded by the coding sequence ATGATTCCAATGGTTGACCTGAAGGTTCAGTACCACGCGCTCAAAGACGAGATCGATGGCGGCATCCTGACCGCCCTGGAGAATACCCAGTTCATCCTGGGTCCCAATGTGACGGCGCTGGAGCAGGAAACCGCCGCCTATCTCGGCGTCAAGCACGCCATTGCCTGCGCCTCGGGGACCGATGCCCTCCACCTCGCCCTGGCCGCAGCAGGGGTCGGACCGGGCGACGAGGTCATAACCACCCCGTTCACCTTCATTGCTACGGCTGAGGCGATCCGTTACGTGGGGGCGACCCCGGTCTTCGTTGACATCGATCCCCAAAGCTTCAACATCGATCCGCGCCGTATCGAGGCAGCAATCACGCCCCGGACCAAAGCGGTGCTGCCGGTTCACCTGTTCGGGCAACCCGCCGATCTGCGCGCCATTGCCGAGATCTGCACCCGTAGCGGGCTTCTGCTGCTGGAAGACTGCGCCCAGTCCTTCGGCGCATCCATCGATGGCGTCATGACCGGCGCCTGGGGACTGTTCGGCTGTTTCAGCTTCTTCCCCAGCAAGAACCTCGGCTGTTACGGCGACGGTGGCCTGATCACCACCAATGACGATGCCATGGCCGAGCAGGTGAAGATGCTGCGCAACCACGGCAGCAAGGTCCGTTACCACCACGACGTGATCGGCTACAACAGCCGCCTCGACGAGCTGCAGGCCGTCATCCTGCGGGTCAAACTCAAGCATATGGATGCCTTTACCGCGGGGCGGCGCCGGGTAGCCCATCTCTACAGCTCGCTGCTTGCGGGCTCGGTCCTCGCCCCCCCCTGCGAAGACGGCATCGGTCTCCATGTCTACCACCAGTACACGACCCTGACCGGCTGTCGCGATGCCGTCATGGAGGCGCTTTCCAAGGCGCAGATCGCCTCGGCCATCTACTATCCGATCCCCCTGCACCAGCAGAACGTCTTTAGCGCCGAGTGCGCCGGTCTGCGGCTTCCGGTGACGGAAGATGTGGCATCGCGTTGCCTCTCGCTGCCGGTCTTCCCTGAAATGACCGACGACCAGGTCCGCCAGGTGGTGGAGGTAGTCAAATCGGTCTGCTAG
- the lpxA gene encoding acyl-ACP--UDP-N-acetylglucosamine O-acyltransferase, whose protein sequence is MIHPTAIVHPGAELAADVEVGPYAVIGEHVKIGRGTKIGAHAVIDGWTTIGEENQIFQMAAVGAAPQDLKYKGEETLVIIGDRNVIREFATIHRGTMSGRRQTVVGSGNMLMAYSHVAHDCILGDGIVMANATALAGHVTVDSFAILGGLVAIHQFVRIGGYVMIGGGTMVGHDIPPFTIAATCDKRDASLRGLNLIGLKRRGFSPELITDLKRAYRILAFSKLKLPEALAKMKSDLRQSPELSYFIEFIEKSERGICRP, encoded by the coding sequence ATGATACATCCAACAGCCATAGTCCATCCAGGTGCAGAACTGGCCGCAGATGTGGAGGTCGGGCCCTATGCCGTGATCGGCGAACATGTGAAGATCGGCCGGGGAACCAAGATCGGTGCCCATGCCGTCATCGACGGCTGGACCACCATTGGCGAAGAGAACCAGATCTTCCAGATGGCGGCCGTGGGCGCTGCCCCGCAGGACTTGAAATACAAGGGTGAAGAGACCCTGGTCATTATCGGAGACCGGAACGTCATCCGCGAATTTGCCACGATCCACCGTGGCACCATGAGTGGCCGCCGCCAGACCGTTGTGGGGAGCGGCAACATGCTCATGGCCTATTCCCATGTCGCCCATGACTGCATCCTCGGCGACGGCATTGTCATGGCAAACGCCACAGCCCTTGCCGGGCACGTGACCGTGGACAGTTTCGCCATTCTCGGCGGGTTGGTGGCGATCCATCAATTCGTGCGGATTGGCGGCTATGTCATGATCGGCGGCGGCACCATGGTGGGGCATGATATCCCGCCCTTTACCATCGCGGCCACCTGCGACAAACGCGACGCTTCCCTGCGCGGTCTGAACCTGATCGGACTCAAGCGGCGCGGTTTCAGCCCCGAGCTGATTACCGACCTGAAGCGGGCGTACCGGATCCTGGCCTTCTCCAAACTGAAGCTTCCCGAGGCGCTGGCAAAGATGAAGAGCGACCTGCGCCAGTCGCCGGAGCTCTCCTACTTCATCGAGTTCATCGAGAAGTCGGAGCGGGGGATCTGCCGGCCATGA
- a CDS encoding gfo/Idh/MocA family oxidoreductase: MSRLRTAVIGVGYLGKFHADKYAVCANAELVAVVDADAARVAEVAGSLSARPVIDYRDLDGQVDAVSIVVPTRAHFEVAEFFLSRGVHVLLEKPMTATLDEARALNLLAREKGLVLQVGHLERFNPVYAALRSNLSRPRFIEASRIGPFKARGTDVSIILDLMIHDLDIILSLVRSPVCEVRATGAPVYSDRVDIANARLAFENGCVANVTASRISLKSERRMRIYQEDSYLNVDFQDRRIVTFRKGEGEQMPGVPNLAKEEQTFAQSDPLLSEVTAFLDAVQSGKPPQVSGEDGQLALEVALMIEEAVNKG, from the coding sequence ATGAGCAGGTTGCGGACGGCAGTCATAGGTGTCGGCTACCTGGGGAAATTTCATGCCGACAAGTACGCAGTGTGCGCGAACGCCGAGCTGGTTGCCGTGGTGGATGCCGATGCGGCGCGTGTCGCCGAGGTAGCCGGTTCGTTGTCGGCGCGTCCGGTGATCGATTACCGCGATCTGGACGGGCAGGTGGATGCGGTGAGCATTGTCGTGCCGACCCGGGCCCATTTCGAGGTGGCCGAGTTCTTCCTCTCCCGCGGCGTTCATGTTCTGCTGGAAAAGCCGATGACTGCGACCCTCGACGAGGCGCGGGCATTGAACCTTCTGGCACGCGAGAAGGGGCTGGTCCTGCAGGTAGGCCACCTGGAACGGTTCAACCCGGTCTACGCGGCACTCCGCAGCAATCTCTCCCGCCCCCGTTTCATCGAGGCGAGCCGGATCGGGCCGTTCAAGGCGAGAGGTACCGATGTCAGTATCATCCTCGACCTGATGATCCACGACCTGGACATCATCCTGTCGCTGGTCAGATCGCCGGTCTGCGAGGTCCGCGCCACAGGGGCGCCGGTCTACAGCGACCGGGTGGATATCGCCAATGCCCGCCTGGCATTCGAGAACGGCTGCGTTGCCAATGTGACCGCCAGCCGGATCAGTCTCAAGAGCGAGCGGCGCATGCGGATATACCAGGAAGATTCCTACCTGAACGTCGATTTCCAGGATCGCAGGATCGTCACCTTCCGCAAGGGGGAGGGGGAGCAGATGCCTGGCGTCCCCAATCTGGCCAAGGAAGAACAGACCTTTGCCCAGAGCGATCCGCTTCTCTCCGAGGTGACGGCCTTTCTCGATGCCGTGCAGAGCGGCAAGCCGCCGCAGGTAAGCGGCGAGGACGGCCAGTTGGCGCTGGAAGTCGCATTGATGATCGAAGAAGCAGTGAACAAGGGGTAG
- the fabZ gene encoding 3-hydroxyacyl-ACP dehydratase FabZ, protein MLLDVNQIMKILPHRYPFLLVDRVVEHEPGQKIVGIKNVTINEPFFQGHFPGHPVMPGVLIIEGMAQVGGILAYLASSDEIKKKVCYFASIDNAKFRRPVVPGDQLRIEMTATACKRGMWVFAGKAYVEDKLAAEADLKATFADMNRS, encoded by the coding sequence ATGCTGCTTGACGTGAACCAGATCATGAAGATCCTGCCCCACCGCTACCCGTTCCTGCTGGTGGACCGCGTGGTCGAACACGAACCGGGACAGAAGATCGTGGGAATCAAGAATGTCACTATCAACGAGCCGTTTTTCCAGGGGCATTTCCCCGGTCATCCGGTCATGCCGGGTGTCCTGATTATCGAGGGAATGGCCCAGGTGGGGGGCATCCTCGCCTACCTCGCCTCCAGCGACGAGATCAAGAAAAAGGTCTGCTATTTTGCCTCCATCGACAATGCAAAATTCCGCAGGCCGGTGGTCCCCGGCGACCAGCTCCGCATCGAAATGACCGCCACTGCCTGCAAGCGCGGCATGTGGGTCTTTGCCGGCAAGGCGTATGTTGAAGACAAACTGGCAGCCGAGGCCGATCTCAAGGCCACCTTTGCCGACATGAACAGATCGTAA
- a CDS encoding OmpH family outer membrane protein: MKKGMFSTVVLSLCMLVASVVVAGAEGVKLGAVDIQKVLHNSEAGKTAKEQLAAKIAKYEAEKNSREDDLKKLKAELEKQNIILNESARNAKEKDYQQKLKEYQRFIKDVNDELQGKDDELKNRIIDDTLRVTQEYGRKNGYTFIFVKSEVMMYMDDKVDVTEDIIKLMNSKSDKK, translated from the coding sequence ATGAAAAAAGGAATGTTCAGTACGGTTGTGTTATCGCTGTGCATGCTCGTTGCCTCGGTCGTGGTTGCCGGGGCTGAAGGGGTCAAGCTGGGGGCAGTCGACATCCAGAAGGTCCTGCATAACTCCGAGGCCGGCAAGACTGCCAAGGAGCAGCTGGCTGCCAAGATCGCCAAGTACGAGGCGGAAAAGAACTCCCGCGAGGACGACCTGAAAAAACTCAAGGCCGAGCTGGAAAAGCAGAACATCATCCTTAACGAGTCGGCCCGCAATGCCAAGGAGAAGGATTACCAGCAGAAACTCAAGGAATACCAGCGCTTCATCAAGGATGTGAACGACGAGCTGCAGGGGAAGGACGATGAACTGAAGAACAGGATCATCGACGACACCCTCAGGGTCACCCAGGAATACGGCCGCAAGAATGGCTACACCTTCATCTTCGTCAAGAGCGAGGTGATGATGTACATGGACGACAAGGTGGATGTGACCGAGGATATCATCAAGCTGATGAACAGCAAGAGCGACAAAAAGTAG
- the lysS gene encoding lysine--tRNA ligase codes for MEELSELLLQRRRKVDALWEAGINPYPNDFKAAHTSADLFATFGAVQEIPEQAATFIIAGRIIARRSFGKAAFIQVQDRKGRMQLYVRKDTLGDEAFATFDSFDIGDIVGASGWPFRTKTGELSLHVTEIRLLTKSFLPLPEKFHGLTDVETRYRQRYVDLIVNPEVRDVFVKRSRIINLIREFMVGHDFLEVETPMMQPIPGGATARPFVTHHNALDMQLYLRIAPELYLKRLLVGGFDRVFEINRNFRNEGISIRHNPEFTMMEFYRAYATFEDLMDFTEDLLCHVAQELLGSLDLAYQGQTISFARPWKRLTVQEAILEYGDIDAKALQDRDLAYAYAQSIGLDLPEDIGYGKLVTEIFEEVAETKLIQPTFITAYPTEVSPLSRKSDLDPEIVDRFELFIAGRELANAFSELNDPVDQKERFLAQVAAKDKGDEEAHYMDEDYIRALEYGMPPAAGEGIGIDRLVMLFTDSPSIRDVILFPQLRKETR; via the coding sequence GGCGGCCCATACGTCTGCCGACCTGTTTGCCACATTTGGCGCCGTGCAGGAGATCCCGGAGCAGGCAGCCACCTTTATCATAGCTGGACGGATCATTGCCCGTCGTTCCTTTGGCAAGGCCGCATTTATCCAGGTTCAGGACCGCAAGGGGCGGATGCAGCTCTACGTCCGCAAGGACACCCTGGGGGATGAGGCCTTTGCCACGTTCGACTCGTTCGATATTGGCGATATCGTCGGCGCCTCGGGGTGGCCGTTCAGGACCAAGACCGGCGAGCTGTCGCTCCATGTCACCGAGATCAGGCTGCTGACCAAATCCTTTCTCCCCCTTCCCGAAAAATTCCATGGCCTCACTGATGTCGAGACGCGCTATCGGCAGCGGTATGTCGATCTGATCGTCAATCCGGAGGTGCGGGATGTCTTTGTCAAGCGTTCCCGCATTATCAACCTGATCCGTGAATTCATGGTGGGGCATGATTTCCTTGAGGTCGAGACTCCCATGATGCAACCGATTCCCGGTGGTGCCACGGCTCGTCCCTTTGTCACGCATCACAACGCACTGGACATGCAGCTCTATCTGCGCATTGCTCCCGAGCTGTATCTCAAGCGGCTGCTGGTAGGTGGTTTTGATCGGGTTTTCGAGATCAATCGCAATTTCCGCAACGAAGGGATCTCCATCAGGCACAACCCCGAATTCACCATGATGGAGTTCTACCGCGCCTATGCGACCTTCGAGGATCTGATGGACTTTACCGAGGATCTCCTCTGCCATGTGGCGCAGGAGCTTCTGGGCTCGCTGGATTTGGCATATCAGGGGCAGACCATCAGCTTTGCGCGCCCCTGGAAGCGGCTGACAGTGCAGGAGGCGATCCTGGAGTATGGCGACATCGACGCCAAGGCGCTGCAGGACAGGGATCTCGCCTATGCCTATGCCCAGAGCATCGGGCTCGATCTGCCCGAGGATATCGGTTATGGCAAGCTCGTCACCGAGATATTCGAGGAGGTGGCCGAGACGAAACTGATCCAGCCGACCTTCATCACCGCCTATCCCACCGAGGTGTCGCCTCTGTCCCGCAAGAGCGACCTCGATCCCGAAATTGTAGACCGTTTTGAGCTCTTCATTGCCGGACGTGAGCTTGCCAATGCCTTTTCCGAATTGAACGATCCCGTTGACCAGAAGGAGCGGTTCCTGGCCCAGGTCGCGGCCAAGGACAAGGGGGACGAGGAAGCGCACTACATGGATGAAGATTACATCAGGGCTCTTGAATACGGGATGCCGCCGGCTGCCGGCGAAGGGATCGGCATCGACCGCCTGGTCATGCTGTTCACAGATTCCCCGTCCATCCGGGATGTCATCCTCTTTCCCCAGTTGAGGAAAGAAACCCGCTGA
- the bamA gene encoding outer membrane protein assembly factor BamA, which produces MVLFLPTSGWSVSGSGERISEVEISGNRRIETAAIKSVITLKAGDLLFADKVDADVRAIFKLGHFQDVQGETEPGAKGLKLIYKVVEKPVIRDIKIEGNKELSTEKIRDALEIRNNAVYSAKDLAKTIRKIKKLYADEGYFLAEVEGKTEQSSPTELRVVLKITEGRKVLIQEVRFEGNTAFTRRKLKGLMETTEDWWMAWLTGAGVYKEEVLKNDLTLIADHYFNNGYVNVKVAEPKVELLPSKKGLIVTIGITEGDQYRVGQIDFKGDLLEKGEEYAKKLKLKTGEVFSRGTLRADVFGLTDLYADQGYAFANVNPLTKINHEQKIIDITFDMEKGDKVYIDRINISGNPKTRDKVVRREIKLSEGDLYSATALKKTKQSLMNLGFFEEVALTTEQASASNRLNLKVDVKEKPTGTFSIGAGYSSLDGLIGQGSVQQANFLGLGLKAHASASLGGKSQTYNIGLTDPYFLDSRWTVGADVYRTEREYLDYTRRATGGDIKAGYPLSDTVSTFWVYRYEEKEIYDVSQAFLTSGEFFEASSTTSAITASLSRNTTDYRLDPTTGMINNLSLEFAGLGGTNRYLRYIGSTTQFFPAGFAGGVFSLRGELGYIQELGKELPIDEKFYLGGINTLRGYDGRTVSPYIISDVPNSVNGTAPNTRAYIGGTTEAIFNAEFTMPLIKDAGLKGVLFFDAGNSYDSASRLFSTLQTSYGFGIRWFSPIGPLRLEYGIPINPRAGIDDKGGRLEFSIGSFF; this is translated from the coding sequence ATGGTGCTGTTCCTGCCCACGTCGGGCTGGTCGGTCTCAGGGTCGGGAGAGCGGATCTCCGAAGTGGAGATCAGCGGAAATCGCAGGATCGAGACAGCTGCCATCAAGAGCGTCATTACGCTCAAGGCGGGGGATCTCCTCTTTGCCGACAAGGTTGATGCCGATGTCCGGGCGATCTTCAAACTGGGGCATTTCCAGGATGTGCAGGGAGAAACCGAGCCCGGTGCCAAGGGGCTCAAGCTGATCTACAAGGTTGTTGAGAAACCGGTTATCCGTGACATCAAGATCGAAGGGAACAAGGAGCTCTCCACCGAGAAGATCCGCGATGCCCTGGAGATCCGTAACAATGCCGTCTATTCGGCAAAGGATCTGGCCAAGACCATCCGCAAGATCAAGAAACTCTACGCCGACGAGGGGTATTTCCTGGCAGAGGTGGAAGGGAAGACCGAACAGAGTTCGCCGACCGAGCTCCGCGTCGTTCTGAAGATCACCGAAGGCAGGAAGGTCCTGATCCAGGAGGTCCGCTTCGAAGGGAACACGGCATTCACGCGGCGCAAGCTCAAGGGGCTCATGGAGACCACCGAGGACTGGTGGATGGCCTGGCTGACCGGCGCCGGCGTCTACAAGGAAGAGGTGCTGAAAAACGACCTCACCCTTATCGCGGATCACTACTTCAACAATGGCTATGTAAACGTCAAGGTTGCCGAGCCGAAGGTGGAGTTGCTTCCCAGCAAGAAAGGGCTGATTGTCACCATCGGGATCACCGAGGGGGATCAGTACCGCGTCGGGCAGATCGATTTCAAGGGGGACCTGCTGGAAAAGGGGGAGGAGTACGCGAAGAAGCTCAAACTGAAGACCGGCGAAGTCTTCAGCCGGGGCACGCTGCGGGCCGATGTCTTCGGTCTGACCGATCTCTATGCCGACCAGGGGTATGCCTTTGCCAACGTGAACCCTCTCACCAAGATCAATCACGAGCAGAAGATCATCGACATCACCTTTGACATGGAAAAAGGGGACAAGGTCTATATCGATCGGATCAATATCTCCGGGAACCCCAAGACCCGCGACAAGGTGGTGCGGCGTGAGATCAAGCTGTCCGAAGGTGATCTCTACAGCGCAACAGCGCTCAAAAAGACCAAGCAGTCGCTGATGAACCTCGGCTTTTTCGAGGAGGTGGCGCTCACCACCGAACAGGCGAGCGCCAGCAACCGTCTCAATCTCAAGGTGGACGTGAAGGAAAAACCGACCGGGACGTTCAGTATCGGTGCCGGTTACAGCTCCCTGGACGGTCTGATCGGCCAGGGATCGGTCCAGCAGGCCAACTTTCTCGGACTCGGCCTGAAGGCCCATGCCTCGGCTTCTCTGGGCGGGAAGTCCCAGACCTACAACATAGGGCTTACCGATCCCTACTTCCTTGATTCCCGCTGGACCGTGGGTGCCGACGTCTACCGGACGGAGCGGGAGTATCTCGACTATACCCGGCGGGCCACCGGTGGCGATATCAAGGCGGGCTATCCGCTCTCCGATACCGTGAGCACCTTCTGGGTCTATCGCTACGAAGAAAAGGAAATCTACGACGTTTCCCAGGCGTTTCTGACCAGCGGCGAATTCTTCGAGGCGAGCTCCACCACCAGCGCCATTACCGCAAGCCTGTCGCGGAACACCACCGATTACCGGCTCGATCCCACCACCGGCATGATCAACAACCTCTCCCTGGAGTTTGCCGGTCTGGGCGGCACCAACCGCTATCTCCGCTATATCGGTTCCACCACCCAGTTTTTCCCGGCCGGCTTTGCCGGAGGGGTCTTTTCCCTGCGCGGGGAACTGGGCTATATCCAGGAGCTCGGCAAGGAACTCCCCATTGACGAGAAATTCTACCTGGGGGGGATCAACACCCTGCGGGGCTACGATGGCAGGACCGTCAGCCCGTATATCATTTCCGACGTTCCCAACAGCGTCAACGGTACGGCCCCCAATACCCGAGCATACATCGGCGGCACTACCGAGGCGATCTTCAACGCCGAATTCACCATGCCGCTCATCAAGGATGCCGGACTCAAGGGGGTGCTGTTTTTCGATGCCGGTAATTCTTACGATAGTGCCAGTCGGCTCTTTTCCACCCTGCAGACCAGCTACGGCTTCGGCATCCGCTGGTTTTCCCCGATCGGGCCGCTGCGGCTCGAATACGGTATCCCGATCAACCCTCGCGCCGGTATTGACGACAAGGGGGGCAGGCTGGAGTTTTCCATCGGCAGCTTTTTCTAA
- a CDS encoding ATP-binding cassette domain-containing protein, whose product MNSLLAVSDLNKSFGSGDAKIEVLKGINLQIAAGETIALVGASGAGKSTLLHILGTLDRPTTGQVLFRGEDVFRLNDQALATFRNQAIGFVFQFHHLLPEFTALENVMMPLLIAGTDRGTAREKASGLLGDVGLAHRLTHKPGELSGGEQQRVAIARALVGSPQVLLADEPTGNLDMKTSDEIHSLLCDIHAARGVTLIIVTHNERLAARLGRTIRMVDGRISAE is encoded by the coding sequence ATGAATAGCCTCCTGGCTGTGAGCGATCTCAATAAATCTTTCGGCTCGGGCGATGCCAAGATCGAGGTGCTGAAGGGGATCAACCTGCAGATCGCCGCAGGGGAGACCATTGCCCTGGTCGGGGCGTCCGGGGCGGGGAAGAGCACCCTGCTGCACATCCTCGGCACCCTTGACCGGCCAACGACAGGCCAGGTGCTGTTCCGGGGGGAGGATGTCTTCAGGCTGAACGACCAGGCACTGGCGACATTTCGCAACCAGGCCATCGGTTTCGTGTTCCAGTTTCATCACCTGTTGCCGGAATTCACCGCCCTGGAGAACGTCATGATGCCGCTGCTCATTGCCGGCACTGACCGCGGCACGGCGCGTGAGAAGGCATCCGGCCTGCTCGGTGATGTGGGGCTTGCCCACCGCCTTACCCACAAGCCGGGTGAGCTGTCGGGAGGAGAGCAGCAGCGTGTCGCCATTGCCCGAGCGCTGGTCGGCTCGCCGCAGGTGCTGCTGGCCGACGAGCCGACCGGGAACCTGGATATGAAGACCAGCGACGAAATTCACTCCCTGCTGTGCGACATTCATGCCGCCCGCGGGGTTACCCTGATCATCGTTACCCATAACGAGCGGCTTGCCGCCCGCCTGGGACGGACCATTAGAATGGTTGACGGCAGGATATCAGCGGAATGA
- a CDS encoding lipoprotein-releasing ABC transporter permease subunit, which produces MPYELLIGLRYLKAKRKSTFISIITVISVSGVALGVLALIVVLAVMTGFEEDLKNKIMGTNAHVVVLGGSDGIADYPSLMARLKKFDGVLATTPFIYNQVMLTTGKNVSGVVLRGIDPATDRQVTNLSKAMVDGNLEDLERITAKPLAGSEPPSPGIVIGRELARNLNLFVGDTVNVVSPMGNITPLGMIPKMKKFRVVGLFNTGMFEYDTTLAYVDLREAQSFLGMGDSVTGVQLKVSDVYQTGALVRRINRELGAPFYARDWMQMNKNILFALKTEKMVMFIILTLIVLVAAFGIASTLFMVVMEKNKDIAILKSMGATGRSIMKIFVLEGLIIGITGTAIGIAGGLLVALNLEPIVNMVQRVTGFELFSKDVYYLDHFPSQVVPGDVVLIAVTAVLISFVATLYPSWQASRMAPAEALRYE; this is translated from the coding sequence ATGCCCTACGAACTCCTTATTGGCCTTCGCTATCTGAAGGCAAAGCGGAAGTCCACTTTCATTTCCATCATCACGGTGATCTCCGTCAGTGGTGTGGCGCTCGGGGTACTGGCCCTGATCGTGGTGCTGGCGGTGATGACCGGTTTCGAGGAAGACCTCAAGAACAAGATCATGGGGACCAATGCCCATGTGGTGGTCCTGGGGGGGAGCGACGGCATTGCCGACTACCCTTCCCTGATGGCACGGCTGAAAAAGTTCGACGGAGTGCTGGCGACAACGCCGTTCATCTACAACCAGGTCATGCTTACAACGGGGAAGAACGTCTCCGGCGTGGTACTGCGGGGGATCGACCCGGCAACCGACCGGCAGGTCACCAACCTGTCCAAGGCGATGGTCGACGGGAATCTCGAAGATCTTGAGCGGATCACCGCCAAACCCCTGGCTGGCAGCGAGCCGCCGTCGCCCGGCATCGTCATCGGCCGCGAGCTGGCGAGAAACCTGAACCTGTTCGTGGGGGACACCGTCAATGTGGTCTCTCCCATGGGGAACATCACTCCGCTGGGGATGATCCCCAAGATGAAGAAGTTCCGGGTAGTGGGTCTGTTCAATACCGGCATGTTCGAGTACGATACGACCCTGGCCTATGTAGACCTTCGCGAGGCCCAGAGTTTCCTTGGCATGGGGGATAGCGTCACCGGCGTCCAGCTCAAGGTCAGCGACGTCTACCAGACCGGTGCGCTGGTACGGCGGATCAACCGCGAATTGGGCGCTCCCTTCTACGCCAGGGACTGGATGCAGATGAACAAGAATATCCTCTTTGCCCTCAAGACGGAGAAGATGGTCATGTTCATCATCCTGACCCTGATCGTGCTGGTTGCCGCCTTTGGCATCGCCTCCACACTCTTTATGGTGGTGATGGAGAAGAACAAGGACATCGCCATACTCAAGTCCATGGGGGCAACCGGCCGGAGCATCATGAAGATCTTCGTCCTGGAAGGTCTCATCATCGGCATTACCGGCACAGCCATCGGCATAGCCGGAGGGCTCCTGGTCGCACTCAACCTGGAGCCGATCGTCAATATGGTTCAGCGCGTCACCGGTTTCGAGCTGTTCAGCAAGGATGTCTATTACCTGGACCACTTCCCATCACAGGTGGTGCCGGGGGATGTTGTCCTGATCGCCGTGACGGCAGTGCTCATCTCGTTCGTCGCCACGCTCTATCCTTCGTGGCAGGCGTCACGGATGGCCCCTGCCGAGGCTCTGAGATATGAATAG
- the lpxD gene encoding UDP-3-O-(3-hydroxymyristoyl)glucosamine N-acyltransferase, which produces MTKTLAELAQCLGGRVVGDPEATVRGLGTLDDAGEGQITFLANPRYAGKVATCRATAVVLPPGAEGYGRNVIEVANPYLAFAKLLQIFHVEPRKALGVMAGAHIGADVRLGAEVTIHPGATVMDGATLGDRVTLYPGVVLYPGVVVGDDVTLHANVTVRERCRIGNRVTIHGGTVIGSDGFGYAPDGREWYKIPQIGIVVIEDDVEIGANVAIDRAALEVTRIGRGTKIDNLVQIAHNCIIGENCMVISQVGISGSTTLGDHVTLAGQVGVAGHLTIGDNAMVGAKSGIPGNLPAGSMVSGLPAFEHRDWLKAMAVVPRLPELRKTISSLEKRIAQLEESVKREA; this is translated from the coding sequence ATGACCAAGACACTTGCCGAACTCGCCCAATGCCTGGGTGGCAGGGTCGTCGGCGATCCCGAAGCCACCGTGCGGGGTCTGGGGACCCTGGACGATGCGGGGGAAGGGCAGATCACCTTCCTGGCCAATCCTCGATATGCGGGGAAGGTGGCCACCTGCCGGGCAACTGCGGTGGTGCTCCCTCCGGGGGCTGAGGGGTATGGCCGCAACGTGATCGAGGTTGCCAATCCCTATCTGGCGTTTGCCAAGCTGTTGCAGATCTTCCATGTCGAACCCCGCAAGGCGCTGGGGGTGATGGCAGGAGCCCATATAGGCGCTGACGTGCGACTCGGTGCCGAGGTGACCATACATCCCGGCGCCACGGTCATGGATGGGGCGACACTGGGTGACCGTGTGACCCTCTATCCCGGCGTGGTTCTCTACCCAGGGGTCGTGGTGGGTGACGACGTCACCCTGCATGCCAATGTGACGGTGCGCGAACGCTGCCGCATCGGCAACCGCGTCACCATCCATGGCGGCACCGTCATTGGCAGCGACGGCTTCGGCTATGCACCGGACGGCAGGGAGTGGTACAAGATCCCCCAGATCGGCATCGTTGTCATTGAGGACGATGTGGAGATCGGCGCTAACGTGGCCATTGACCGGGCAGCCCTCGAAGTGACCCGCATCGGACGAGGGACCAAGATCGACAATCTGGTGCAGATCGCCCACAACTGCATTATCGGCGAGAACTGCATGGTCATCTCCCAGGTGGGGATCTCCGGCAGCACCACGCTTGGCGATCATGTGACCCTTGCCGGGCAGGTGGGGGTCGCCGGACACCTGACCATCGGCGACAATGCCATGGTCGGCGCGAAATCGGGCATTCCGGGAAACCTTCCGGCTGGCAGCATGGTGAGCGGTCTTCCCGCCTTTGAACACCGTGACTGGCTCAAAGCGATGGCGGTGGTACCGCGTCTCCCCGAGCTGCGAAAGACCATTTCCTCTCTGGAAAAAAGGATTGCACAACTGGAAGAGTCCGTAAAACGCGAGGCATGA